One Sporocytophaga myxococcoides genomic window carries:
- a CDS encoding DUF58 domain-containing protein → MNLDLNAIRQFGNIEFLAKQMVEGFITGLHKSPYHGFSVEFAEHRLYNTGESTRHIDWKVYGKTDRLYTKRYEEETNLRCLLLIDTSSSMFYPEKNLGKITFGTMAAASLAYLLQNQRDAVGLCTFSEDIEILTPIKSTPSHLHSVFLQLENLLKEKHNEKKSGVASVIHQIADKINKRSLVIIFSDMLENRGDKDSIFPALQHLKHNNHEVLLFHVIDSKTEEEFNFEERPYEFIDIEKGQKVKINPSQVKDAYLSATRQYFEDIKLKAGQYKIDFIKADINNGFDQILLNYLIKRNKMK, encoded by the coding sequence ATGAATTTAGATTTAAATGCGATAAGGCAATTTGGGAATATTGAGTTCCTGGCCAAACAAATGGTGGAAGGTTTTATTACTGGCTTGCACAAATCTCCATATCATGGTTTTTCAGTTGAATTTGCCGAGCACAGATTATACAATACAGGAGAAAGCACCCGACATATAGACTGGAAAGTCTATGGAAAAACAGATCGCTTATATACTAAAAGATATGAGGAGGAGACTAACCTAAGATGTCTTCTATTGATTGATACATCTTCATCTATGTTTTACCCTGAAAAAAACCTGGGCAAAATTACTTTTGGTACAATGGCGGCTGCCTCTCTTGCATACTTACTTCAAAATCAAAGGGATGCTGTAGGACTTTGTACTTTTTCTGAAGATATTGAGATTCTTACCCCAATAAAATCAACCCCTAGTCATCTTCATTCTGTTTTTCTTCAATTGGAAAACCTTTTGAAGGAAAAGCACAACGAAAAAAAATCAGGAGTGGCTAGTGTAATTCATCAGATCGCGGATAAAATTAACAAAAGGTCTTTAGTAATTATATTCAGCGATATGCTTGAAAACAGAGGTGATAAAGATAGCATCTTCCCTGCTCTGCAACATTTAAAACATAACAACCATGAGGTTTTACTTTTTCATGTAATCGATTCAAAAACAGAAGAGGAATTCAATTTTGAAGAAAGACCTTATGAGTTTATTGACATTGAAAAAGGACAAAAGGTAAAAATCAATCCTTCACAAGTTAAGGATGCTTACCTCTCTGCGACAAGGCAATATTTTGAAGATATCAAATTAAAAGCAGGGCAGTATAAAATTGATTTTATAAAAGCGGATATAAATAATGGATTTGATCAGATCTTACTGAACTACCTGATCAAGCGAAATAAAATGAAATGA